Within Candidatus Limnocylindria bacterium, the genomic segment AGGTTGAGGCCCGGGCTGGTCGTTGTCATCGCTTCACTCCGTAGGTGTTCAGCAGATATCCGAGGTCGACGCTCGTCGTCGCCGCAGTTTCGCTCTCGGCCCGAGACCGGACCGCGATGTCGATGGTCGCTTGGGTGTCGCGGAGGTACTTGAGCACGAGCGCGACTTGGTGGTCGACGACGAACGTGAGCGAGGACGTCTTCTGACCCTCGCGTCCGGCGACAAGGACATCGATGACTTCGAGGTTTTGCACCGTCGTCTGCGTCTTGCGCGCGAGCTCACCGGTGCCGGAGGTGACCGTGGCGAGCACGTCGATCCGGTCGCCGGGCCGCACCAGACCGGCGATCGTGAGCGGATCGACGGTCGGGAACGCGACGAGCACCTTACCCTTCTCCAGCGTCACCGATGCGCCGCTGCGGCCGTTCGCCGAGACGAGTTGCGACCGCACGATCGCGGCCCCTGACGGGATCGCGGACAACGTGGTCTGGCCGACCGCATCCGCCTGGTTCGTCACCGCGCCAGTCGGTACGAGGTTCTTCGGGTAGCTCTGAAGCGTGAGCATGTCCGCGGTCAGCACGGCGCGGGTGGCGATGTCTACTTTTGCCACCACGATCGGCGAGATATCGCTCGCCGCAGCTGCCTGCCGCGCGCCGACGTCCTGCGTCACGCCGTAGAGGGACAAGCCCGTGAGTCCCGCCAGAAGCAGGCCCAGCCCCAAGAAGATCCAGGAACGAAACTCGCGCATGTTCTTCTCCCTCTGTCCGGCTACTCGTCCGGGACCAGGAACGCGGAATTCATGAATTCGTTGAGAACGCAACCGGGGGCAAGTGGGTCTGTCGTGCAGATGCCTGCATCGCCGAAGGCATCGCCCCAATACGCCTGCACGCTCACGGGGCTGCTCGTGATGAGGCCCTCGTAGAACGCAAAGGGCACGACAGCCGCGATGTGCACGCGGTCGACGGTGGTGCTGCGGATCTTCTTGAGCGTCGAACAGTCCGGTTCATCCGGATCGCCCTTACGGCCCTGGATGATGAGTTGCCATCGATCGGGCGCCGCCTGGCTCGGGTCGAAATTCTCGGCGCAGTCCCAGAGCGGGAGATACACCGTGACGGCCTTGCCGAACAGCGGTGCGCCAGGACTCGCGGAGACGGGCGTCGATGAGTTAGGGACCACGCGGCCGTACCTTCTGACGAACGCGAGCATCTGATCGGCGATCACAGGCGTCAGATCGCCTGGGACCGTTTCGATCCAGTCGCCGATCTGGTTCGGGGCACCGGTGCACGACGGCCTCGGTAGGACGATCGACCGGTCGCAGCTACTCCGGCTGACCGGCAACTGCTCAGGCCTGTCGACGCCGGCGCCTGGCAATCCATTGAATGAACCCGACCAATCGGTGCTGAGGCCGATGCTGCCCCGATAGCCGTAATGGAACCAATTGGGCAGGTCACAGCCGATGGTGTCGGCGCTGGCCAGCGAGGGCCGACCCAGCGTGTCCCAGCTAGGTGCCGCCCCACACGCCCGGCTGTCCGCGTTCGGCATCTGTGCCTTCGGGTACACGGCGGCGTCGTTGTGGTCGTGCGCGTTCCTGATGCCATCGTCCGTGGTGCCCGTGTAGTCGGACTCGGTGTTGAACTGGTGGACGGACCGTGATCCGGCGTCCGACTCTCTCGGCGAGAAGTGCGTGAATGTGAGAAGTCCCCTGAACCCGGCAGGCCCGTACGGATCCAGCGGCCAAATCGTCCTGCGACCGGGCCCAGACAAGGCACTGCAGTACAGGCCGCAAGGTGGTCCCCCGAAATCGGACATGTTGAGGTGCAGCGCGATCGGCCAGATCGCTACGTTGGGTTCGGTCGTGTAGCCGGAGAGACCCTGACGTGGTCCGCTGGGCGGCGGCGTGGTCGACGGCAACTCGATCGGCCTCAGTG encodes:
- the cpaB gene encoding Flp pilus assembly protein CpaB; translation: MREFRSWIFLGLGLLLAGLTGLSLYGVTQDVGARQAAAASDISPIVVAKVDIATRAVLTADMLTLQSYPKNLVPTGAVTNQADAVGQTTLSAIPSGAAIVRSQLVSANGRSGASVTLEKGKVLVAFPTVDPLTIAGLVRPGDRIDVLATVTSGTGELARKTQTTVQNLEVIDVLVAGREGQKTSSLTFVVDHQVALVLKYLRDTQATIDIAVRSRAESETAATTSVDLGYLLNTYGVKR
- a CDS encoding pilus assembly protein TadG-related protein — translated: MRTTAFSRADEGQVLVIVALAMVVLMGALALALDWGYGYVQRRGTQNAVDSATLAAARHVASTFKVVGAVPAFDATIEEVCDDVAARTATLSGTTEISFFSDPTAPGTWTTVGTSGCAAGSGVPVPNDTSFVRIRSMSSFRSLTQQTITIAASARARLSGSAGCGNADCAALRPIELPSTTPPPSGPRQGLSGYTTEPNVAIWPIALHLNMSDFGGPPCGLYCSALSGPGRRTIWPLDPYGPAGFRGLLTFTHFSPRESDAGSRSVHQFNTESDYTGTTDDGIRNAHDHNDAAVYPKAQMPNADSRACGAAPSWDTLGRPSLASADTIGCDLPNWFHYGYRGSIGLSTDWSGSFNGLPGAGVDRPEQLPVSRSSCDRSIVLPRPSCTGAPNQIGDWIETVPGDLTPVIADQMLAFVRRYGRVVPNSSTPVSASPGAPLFGKAVTVYLPLWDCAENFDPSQAAPDRWQLIIQGRKGDPDEPDCSTLKKIRSTTVDRVHIAAVVPFAFYEGLITSSPVSVQAYWGDAFGDAGICTTDPLAPGCVLNEFMNSAFLVPDE